A genome region from Cutaneotrichosporon cavernicola HIS019 DNA, chromosome: 5 includes the following:
- the inda1 gene encoding uncharacterized protein (Amino acid permease) produces the protein MSYEDVEKVTKAETGKIVVSPAYDAMADNEDYYDPSKETRLTRIGLNFESFKRAPGATRGLIAHGDIPPELVAHDNPLLQQKMKPRHLQMIAVGGSIGTGLFVGSGSALVKGGPAGILIAWIIIGVMLINVTQALGEMAIIYPVSGGFYTLASRMLDPSFAFAMGWNYVLQWAVVLPLEITVAGTTVQYWTTPVPLGAWITIFFLLIIFFAVLGTIGYAEEEFWSSCLKLIVVIIFIIIGIVCITGGGPKDGDYNKYLGASYWKDPGAFANGFKGVCAVFVTAAFSFAGTELVGLAATETPNPRKTMPAAIKQTFWRITLIYITSLLIIGLAVPYTEPRLMGGSGADTSPFVIVMDKARIRGMNHLINITICISVLSIGLSCVYAGSRTLTALAETGYAPKVFTYVDKAGRPLWSICFVVAFGPLAYVNLADVGSAVFDWLLALSGLSTLFTWLAICITHIRFRQAWKAQGHSIEELPFRAIGGMPGSILGASLIVLVLIAQFYIAIWPLGPKRTGGAAAEAFFLSYLAAPVVLGFWVVGYLWKRTLPKKVHEIDLDTGRKSWLTVEEMRAWRAERAAAPLYVRIFRLLFTN, from the exons ATGTCGTACGAAGACGTGGAGAAGGTCACAAAGGCCGAGACCGGCAAGATTGTCGTGTCGCCAGCTTACGATGCCATGGCCGACAATGAAGACTACTACGACCCATCCAAGGAGACGAGGCTCACGCGTATTGGTCTCAACTTTGAGTCCTTTAAGCGTGCGCCAGGCGCGACTCG TGGCCTTATTGCCCATGGTGATATTCCACCAGAGCTTGTCGCTCACGACAACCCGCTTCTTCAACAGAAGATGAAGCCCCGCCACCTCCAGATGATTGCGGTCGGTGGCTCGATTGGTACTGGTCTCTTTGTCGGTTCGGGTTCGGCTCTTGTCAAGGGTGGACCGGCTGGTATTCTGATTGCCTGGATCATCATCGGTGTGATGCTTATCAAC GTCACCCAGGCTCTTGGTGAAATGGCTATTATCTATCCCGTCTCTGGTGGTTTCTACACTCTGGCTTCTCGTATGCTTGACCCTTCGTTCGCTTTCGCAATGGGCTGGAACTATGTTCTTCAATGGGCCGTTGTTCTTCCTCTTGAAATT ACTGTCGCTGGTACAACTGTTCAATACTGGACGACACCTGTTCCACTTGGTGCTTGGATTACAatcttcttcctccttaTCATT TTCTTCGCTGTTCTTGGCACAATCGGCTACGCCGAGGAAGAGTTCTGGTCCTCGTGTCTCAAGCTTATCGTTGTCATCATCTTCATCATCATTGGTATCGTCTGCATTACCGGCGGCGGCCCCAAGGACGGTGACTACAACAAGTATCTCGGTGCTAGCTACTGGAAAGACCCTGGTGCCTTTGCCAACGGCTTCAAGGGAGTCTGCGCTGTGTTTGTTACTGCCGCATTCTCGTTCGCTGG TACTGAGCTTGTCGGCCTTGCCGCCACCGAGACTCCCAACCCTCGCAAGACCATGCCTGCCGCCATCAAGCAGACTTTCTGGCGTATTACTCTCATCTACATCACCtcgctcctcatcatcggtCTCGCTGTTCCTTACACCGAGCCCCGTCTTATGGGCGGCTCGGGTGCCGACACTTCGCCCTTTGTCATTGTCATGGACAAGGCTCGCATCCGCGGCATGAACCACCTCATCAACATTACTATTTGTATCTCGGTTCTTTCCATCGGTCTTTCGTGTGTGTACGCCGGTTCGCGTACCCTCACCGCTCTTGCCGAGACTGGTTACGCACCCAAGGTCTTCACCTATGTCGACAAGGCCGGTCGCCCTCTCTGGTCGATTTGCTTTGTTGTCGCCTTTGGCCCCCTCGCCTACGTCAACCTTGCCGATGTCGGTAGTGCCGTCTTTGACTGgcttctcgccctctcgGGTCTCTCGACTCTGTTCACTTGGCTCGCCATTTGCATCACACACATCCGTTTCCGCCAGGCATGGAAGGCGCAGGGCCACTCGATCGAGGAGCTTCCTTTCAGGGCCATCGGCGGCATGCCGGGCTCTATCCTCGGTGCCTCCCTCattgtcctcgtcctcatcgcccaATTCTACATTGCCATTTGGCCTCTGGGCCCCAAACGCACTGGtggcgccgcggccgaggccttcttcctctcctaCCTCGCCGCCCCTGTCGTTCTCGGTTTCTGGGTCGTCGGTTACCTTTGGAAACGTACTCTTCCCAAGAAGGTCCACGAGATCGACCTTGACACTGGCCGCAAGTCGTGGCTcaccgtcgaggagatgcgcgcgtggcgcgccgagcgtgcGGCCGCGCCTCTCTACGTGCGCATTTTCCGTCTTCTCTTCACCAACTAG